The following are encoded together in the Ignatzschineria indica genome:
- the nusG gene encoding transcription termination/antitermination protein NusG, protein MHWYVIQAYSGYEGQVVRALHEYIAREGLESKFGEILVPTEEVVEVKDGKRRKSERKFFPGYVLVQADMDEEVWHLVNSVPRVIGFVGGKSDRPSPISEREANQILNRIAQAEEGPRLKVLYEIGEEVRVIDGPFNEFNGTVTEVDSEKGRIKVSVMIFGRATPVDLEFSQVEKL, encoded by the coding sequence ATGCATTGGTATGTGATACAAGCTTATTCTGGGTACGAAGGGCAGGTAGTTCGTGCATTACATGAATATATTGCAAGAGAAGGACTTGAATCTAAGTTTGGTGAGATTTTAGTGCCGACTGAAGAAGTAGTAGAAGTTAAAGATGGTAAGCGTCGTAAGAGTGAGCGTAAATTCTTTCCGGGCTATGTTTTGGTTCAAGCGGATATGGATGAAGAAGTTTGGCACTTAGTTAATAGCGTTCCACGAGTGATTGGATTTGTTGGTGGTAAGAGTGATCGTCCAAGTCCTATCTCTGAGCGTGAAGCAAATCAGATCTTAAATCGTATTGCGCAAGCAGAAGAAGGACCTAGATTGAAGGTACTTTACGAAATTGGGGAAGAGGTTCGCGTTATTGATGGTCCATTTAATGAGTTTAATGGTACTGTTACTGAGGTTGATTCAGAGAAGGGACGAATTAAAGTCTCTGTAATGATTTTTGGTCGCGCAACCCCTGTTGATTTAGAATTTAGTCAGGTTGAGAAGTTGTAG
- the rplK gene encoding 50S ribosomal protein L11, with product MAKKVMSYINLQVAAGKANPSPPIGPALGQHGVNIMEFCKAFNAATQQMEPGMPIPVVITVYNDRSFTFITKTPPAAYLLKKAAGIKSGSPKPNTQKVGKVTRAQLEEIAKTKEPDLTSADLDAAVRIIAGSARSMGIEVEGV from the coding sequence ATGGCAAAGAAAGTAATGTCTTATATCAACCTGCAAGTAGCAGCAGGTAAAGCGAATCCATCGCCACCAATCGGTCCGGCGTTAGGTCAACATGGTGTGAATATCATGGAATTCTGTAAAGCGTTTAACGCAGCAACACAACAGATGGAACCTGGTATGCCAATTCCAGTTGTGATTACAGTCTATAATGACCGTTCATTCACATTTATCACTAAGACTCCACCAGCAGCATATCTTTTAAAGAAAGCGGCAGGTATCAAATCAGGTAGTCCAAAACCAAATACACAAAAAGTTGGTAAAGTGACTCGTGCGCAATTAGAAGAGATTGCGAAGACTAAAGAGCCAGATTTAACTTCAGCTGACTTAGATGCTGCAGTAAGAATCATTGCAGGAAGTGCACGCTCAATGGGTATCGAAGTGGAGGGTGTGTAA